From the Tenacibaculum dicentrarchi genome, the window TCTTTAAAAATTTCGGCATCGAAAACACGTTTTCCGTTTACACTCTTTCCTGCTCCAAAATAACCTGTTCCTACTTGAAAAATTAAATCACCACCTTGTAAATGATGTGGCGATATTCCACCTTCGCCAGTATTATGAGCAAAATCAGCCATTTTAGCACCTTGATTTAACGCCATAATTGCGTTTTTACTTAACGAACCAAAAGACATCGCCGAAATATTAATAATAGAAGCATCGTATTTTTGAGTACATTTATCAGAACCAAAAAGCACTCTTTCACCATCAATATGATGATGGTCTTTTGGAAATAACGAATGTTTTACAAACTCATATCCTTTTTCATATAAATTATGTTGCGTACCAAAAGGAACGGTTTCAATTTCTTTTTTAGAACGCTGATAAACAAGACTTCTTTTTTCTCTATTAATTGGTGTTCCGTTTAAATCATCTTCAATAAAATATTGTTGAATTTTTTCACGCTCTTCTTCAAAAACCCATCGCAAACGAGCTACCACAGGAAAAGAACGCATTAAAGAATGGTTTTGTTGAATAAAAGCATCATATAAAGCTAATAAAGTTACTGCCGATGCAATTGTTAATAAAATAAAATTCCCCATTTCAGGCATAAAATAAACCAATATACCGCACAAGGCATTAACAATAATAATAACAGCAAGAATTGTATCTCTCATTTTTATAAATTTTGTAGGCTAAAATACAAGATTTTCAGCATAAAAAAAGCTCTAACTAGTGTTAGAGCTTTTAAATATTGTAGATATTTGAAATTACTTCTTGAATTTCGCATATTTATTTTTGAACTTATCAATACGTCCAGCAGTATCTATTAATTTAGATTTACCTGTATAGAAAGGGTGAGAAGTTCTTGAAATTTCTAATTTGATTAATGGATACTCTGTTCCTTCTACGTCTAAAGTTTCTTTAGTGTTAGCAGTTGAACGTGTTAAAAATACATCTCCGTTAGACATATCTTTAAAAGCTACCATTCTATAATTTTCTGGATGTATTCCTTTACGCATCTTAAATGACTTTTAAATTGTTTATTTTTTTTATCAAACATTGTAAAAATGGTAAGGTTTTACACTAAAAATAAATTTTAGCTGTTTGAGATTGCAAATTTAACCATATTTTTTAATTTTCAAACAAATAAATTGTTTTAATTTGTAGTATAATCGAATAAACAAGAAATCAAACCATAAAATATGCGTATTTACTCCTACTTAGCCTTCGCTTTATCAATAACGTGCATCACTTCTTGTAGTCAATCAGACTACAAATTTAAGTTAGATACCTCTAAAAAAACTACTTTAGGGCAAAAAGCTGCTATTAAATTCGAACAAATTAAAGGTGAAAAGATTGATTCTGTTCATTTGTTTATCAATAAAAAACGTGTAAATAAAACTCAAACAAACGTTAGCATTAATACTGCCGATTTTGGTGTTGGTAAACATGCGGTAACTGCGCTAGCTTTTTATCCGAAGAAATCTAAAAAAATTACTGGAGCTATTGAAATTTTAGCCCAAAATGCACCTGCCGTTTATAGCTACAAAGTTATAAATACCTATCCGCATGATAAAAAATCTTATACCCAAGGCTTAGAATTTAAAGATGGTTTTTTATACGAAACTACTGGGCGTAGAGGCGAATCTACCCTACGAAAAGTAGCTTTAAAAACGGGGGAAGTTCTTCAGAAAATTGATTTAGATAAAAAATATTTCGGTGAAGGAATGACTATTTTTAACAATAAAATTTACTGGTTAACCTGGCAAGCTCGCAAGGGTTTTATTTACGATTTAGAAACTTTTAAACAACTTGGCGAATTTGATTATAAAAACAGTAATCAAGGTTGGGGATTAACGCACAACCAAAATGAGTTGATTAAAACAGATGGAACCAATAAAATATGGTTTTTAAATGCCGATAATCAAACAGAAAAAAGAAATATTCAGGTTTATACCAATAAATATGCGGTTGATAACTTGAATGAAATTGAATTAATTAACGGGAAAATTTACGCCAATAAATGGCAACAAAATTCTATTTTAATTATCAATCCTAAAACAGGAGCTGTTGATGGCGTTGCTAACTTAAACGGGTTAAGAGATATTGTTGCAAAAAATCAAACTTTAGATGATAATGACGATGTTTTAAACGGAATTGCTTACGATGCTCAAAATAATCGCTTGTTTGTTACCGGGAAACATTGGGGTAAATTATTTGAAATTGAACTAATTAAAAAATAATACTTTTACTTTTTTAATTATTATTAGCGTCTGTTTAAAGTTCATTTAAAAACGTTTTATAACTAAAAAAGAATACGTCAACCTGAATTTATTTCAGGTTAGCATCCTGATTTGCCGTAATTATTGGCTTTTTTTGATGATTCTTGTCAATTCGAGTGATTTTAATGACTAAAAGGAATTAAAATTGTATCGAGAATTTGAATTCTTTTATGTTGATAAATTCTAATTGACTTTAATATTAAATAAGTTCTCGATACAATTTTTTGAGGAAAAAAAATCACTCGAACTGACAGTTTATTTAATTTTAAACAGCCGCTTAACTTAAACAACTAACAACATTTATATATGAGATATTTATTACTGATTTTAGCTAGTATTAGTTTAATTGTTGTTAGTTCTTGCAGAAAAGATTTTAATACTGTTCCGAATTTTGGAAAATTAGAATTTTCAAAAGACACCATTTTTTTAGATACCATTTTTTCAAATATCGGCTCTACAACGCACACTTTAAAAGTATATAACCGATCTAATAAAGCTATTACAATTCCTGAAATTAAATTAGAAAACGGAGCTACTTCTAAATACCGTTTAAACGTTGATGGATTGTCGGGTAAAAATTTTACCGATATTAATATTTTAGCCAAAGACAGCATGTATATTTTTATAGAAACTACTGTCGACTTCAATAATATTCCAACACCTTTATATACCGATAAATTACTTTTTGATAACGGAAATAAGCAGCAAAAAGTACCATTAATTACCTTAATTAAAGACGCTTATTTTATATTTCCTTCAAAAAACAACAGCAATTTTAAAACACTTACTATCGATGGTAAAAACACTAAAATAGCCTGTCGTTTTTTAACTGACGATGAATTAAATTTAACCGATAAAAAACCCTATGTAATTTATGGATATGCGACTGTTCCTTCGGATAAAAAACTAACAATCAATGCAGGGACAAACATTTATTTCCATAAAAACTCAGGTTTAATTATTGATAAAAAAGCCCGCTTAAAAATTAACGGAACACTGGATAAAAAGGTAACCTTTCAAGGCGATAAACTAGCACATCATTACCGTAAAACTCCAGGGCAATGGGGCTGTATTTGGCTGCGTTCAGGAAGCTTGAATAATGAGATTAATCATGCCATTATAAAAAATGGAACTGTAGGTGTTTTAGTCGATAATATTGGGCAAAAAAACAGCCCTACTCTTCTAATTAAAAACACCGAAATTTATACTAATTCCTACTACGGTATTTTAGGAAGAGATACACATATTGAAGCCGAAAACCTAGTTATTGGTAACGCAGGAAAAGCATCTTTAGCATGTATTTCTGGTGGAAATTATAATTTTACACACAGTACATTTGCCAATTATTGGAACAATAGTATACGTCAAAAACCAACTGTTTTTATAAATAATTATAACACTTTTACAGATGATAATCAAACAGTAAAAACCATCACAGAAGATTTAATAAACGCTAATTTCATCAATTGTATTATTGAAGGAAATAACAATACCGAACTTATCTTTGATAAAAAAGAAGATGGTATTTTTAATTATCGTATTGAAAATTCATTAATTCGTGGCGCTTCTAATAATTCTTTAAACTTTAATGATGCCACACATTTTAAAAACATCCTTTTAAATGGAAACCCAAATTTTAAGGATGTTGATGAAAACGATTTTAGAATCGGCGAAAACTCCGATGCTATTAATAAGGCAAAAAAAACAAGTACATTTAACGATATTTTAAATATTTCAAGAAAAACAAATCCTGATATTGGCGCATATCAGCACATAACATTTAAAAAAGATGAGTAAAAACATAGTAATTACAGGAACTAGCCGAGGGATTGGTTTTGAGTTGGCACAAAAATTTGCAAACCAAGGACACAACGTATTAGCATTATCAAGAAACACAAAACCTTTAGAGCTTGTAAATCATAAAAACATCACAGCTTTATCGGTTGATTTATCAAATAATGATGATTTAAAAAAAGCCACTGATTTTATTAAAAAACAATGGAATAATGTTGATATTTTAATCAATAATGCTGGTAAATTAATCAACAAACCTTTTACCGAATTAACAACTTCCGATTTTGAAGAAGTTTATAAAGTGAATGTTTTTGCAGTTGCCGAAATCACAAAACAACTGATTCCGTTTATGAAAAAAGGAAGTCATGTTGTTACCATTAGCTCAATGGGTGGAGTTCAAGGAAGTTTGAAATTTGCAGGTTTGGCGGCATATAGCTCGGCAAAAGGTGCGGTAATTACCTTGTCAGAATTATTAGCGGAAGAATATAAAGAACAACAAATAGCCTTTAATGTTTTAGCTTTAGGAGCTGTACAAACAGAAATGCTTGAAGAGGCTTTCCCTGGTTATATTGCACCTTTATCGGCAAAAGAAATGGCTGACTATATTTTTGATTTCTCATTAACAGGAAGTAAATATTACAACGGACAAGTATTACAGGTTTCTAGCTCTAATCCATAAAACATTTCAAAAAAGCATAAAAATTAATTTGATATAAAAATTATGAATAGCCTTCAAGTAGAAAATAAAAACATCACTGTAAATAGCAATCAAAAAAGCGTAGGGATTTCTTTATTACTAACAATTTTTCTAGGTCCATTAGGGCTGTTATATTCAACAAATACAGGATTTATTGTTATGTTAATTTTTAATATTTTCCTTGCAATTATAACAACTATTAGTACACTTTTCTTAGGTTTTTTAGGATTATTTATTTTGATATTTGGTTTTTCTGTAATTTGGATAATACAAATTATATGGGGTATAATAGCGGTTAATAATTATAATTCTCAAAACACTAATCATTAAAAACATACTCCTTAAATATATTCCCGAAAAAGCGGTTCCGTTAGTTGAGTATTTAATTAACGAACATAAAATCAATCTAAAAATTGTAAATCAGCGACAAAGTAAACACGGTGATTTTAGAACTTTTTCGAACGGAGAAACACAAATAACTGTTAATAATAATTTAAATAAACATCAGTTTTTATTAACATTAATTCATGAAATTGCACATCATATTACGCATAAAAAATTTGGACAAGTACAGCCTCACGGCAAAGAATGGAAAACTATCTTTCAACATTTAATGTTACCTTTTTTGTATCCTGCTATTTATCCGAAGAAAATACTTCCTTACTTGGCTAATTATCTTAAAAACCCGAAGGCAAGTACCGATTCCGATGTTCATTTATCGCTAGCTTTAAGAGATGGAAAAGCTGAAACTGGTAAAAAATTTATTTTTGAAATTCCGAAAGAAAGTACTTTTCAATTTAAAAATACCTTATATAAAAAAGGAAATAAGCGAAAAACACGTTACGAATGCTTAAATTTAACAAATAAACGAGTCTATCTTTTTAATCAAAATGCAGAAGTTATAAACCTCTGACATTAAAAAATTAACAGCTTATGAATAACAATTATTACGCAGTAATTATGGCAGGTGGTGTCGGTTCTCGGTTTTGGCCTGTAAGTACACAAGAATATCCGAAGCAATTTCATGATATGTTAGGTACTGGTGAATCGTTAATTCAACGTACTTTTAATCGAATTAATCAATTAATTCCTGCCGAAAATATTTTAATTTCAACCAATGAACATTACGAAGAATTAGTTTTAAAACAATTATCAAAAACTAGCAAACGGCAATTATTATTAGAGCCTACAATGCGAAATACCGCACCGTGTATTTTGTATTCAGCTTTAAAAACATACGCTCAAAACCCTGATGCGGTACTATTAATTGCACCTTCCGATCATTGGATTGAAGATGAAATTGAATTTTTAAATAACATAAAAACAAGCTTTGAAGTATCTGAAAAAAATGATATTTTAATGACCCTTGGTATTCAGCCCAATGCCCCAAACACAGGCTATGGTTATATTAAGTTTGAAGAAAATTCTGTAGAAGATTCAACCATTAAAAAAGTAAAAAAATTTACCGAAAAACCCAATTTAGAAACTGCAAAAGAATTTTTAAAAAATGGTGATTTTTTATGGAATGCGGGAATTTTTGTTTGGTCGGCTAAGAGTATTTTAAAAGCTTTTAAAGATCATTTACCTGAAATGTTTGCTATTTTAAATACTGATAATAATATTTATAATACTAATTTAGAAGCTAGTTTTATCAAAAAAAATTATGAAAAATGTGAAAATATTTCGATTGATTACGGCATAATGGAGCGTTCAGATAATGTATATGTATTACCCATTAATGTTGGTTGGAATGACCTCGGGACTTGGGGTTCATTATATCAAAAATTAAATAAAGATACTCAGCAAAATGCTGTTGTAGGTGCAAATGCTATTTTTAGAGATGCAAATGGAAATATGGTTAGCACAGAAAATGGTAAAAAAATAATCATTCAAGGGCTAAACGATTTTATTATAGTCGAAAAAGAGGATACTATTTTAATTTGCCCTAAAAAAGATGAACAAGACATTAAGCAAATTAGCGCATTAGCAACTACCGAGTTTTCAAAATTAAACTAAAAAACAGCGCCTTTTTAACTAAAAAAAGGCGCTGTTATCTTTTGAATTACTTTCAGCTTATTCTCAAATTAATTTTTAATTTTAATAAAACCTAACTTACTCAAAAAAAGCATAATGCAATAAGTCACATCAATTTCATGCCATCTTACACCACCAAAATTAGCACGACTTCCGTGGGCATGATGATTATTATGATAGCCCTCGCCCATCATTAAAAAATCAAAAGGTAATAAATTTTTAGAAGTATCGCTTACTTTAAAGTTTACATAACCGTAAATATGTGCAAACCAATTGATAATTACTCCATGAATTGGTGCCATTAAAAAAGCAACAGGTAATAATAACCACTGCCACCAAGCAGTTGCAAAAAAAACAAAAAAGACCACATACAATGCCGCCCAAACTAATCTTGAAAATTTAGAACTTGCAAAAGTATCAAAACTTTTCCATTGTGGTACGTTTTTAGTAAATTTAGCCTGAATTTCAATTCGTTGGTTATTAATATCTTGATATACATTTTTAGTACGCCACATCATTTTAAATAAATTACTATCGTATTTAGGCGAATGTGGGTCTTTTTCAGTATCGGCGTAGGCATGGTGCATTCGGTGCATTACCCCATAGCCGTAAGCGCTCAAATAATTAGATCCTTGAAAAATCCAGGTAAGTACAAAACATACTTTTTCTGCAAATTTTGACATCGTAAAACTCTGATGTGCAGCATATCTATGTAAAAAAAAGGTTTGAAAAAACAACCCTGAATACCATAAAAAAATTATAAAAATTACTATTGTCATTCTTGTACGTTTAAAACACAAAGAACCTACTTTTATAGCACAAAAAAAATGAACCTAAGTTAAGTAATTCGCTTTCTGATACGACTTAAAGCTTGCGCTGTAACACCAATATAAGAGGCTATATATTTTAATGGAATTGCTTTTATAAGCTCTGGGCGTTCATCAAATAATTTCAAATAACGCTCTTCGGCTGTTTCGTTTAATAACGATTGTTCTCGCTTCGATTTTATTAAATATAAGCGCTCTGACGAAATTCTACCTAAAGCATTTCCGATACTTGTTTGCTGATAAACCTTTTGTAAATCATCGTATGACATACTCCACATTTCAACATCGGTAAGGGTTTCTAATTCATATAATGACGGGGCTTGTGTTAAAAAAGAATCATAAGCACTTACAAATTCATTACTAAAACAAAAACCAAAAGTAATTTCTTTGTCTTTATCCTGGTCTTTTCTAGGGATAAAAAAACGAACAATCCCTTTATCTATAAAAGAAATAAAATTTTCGACCTCGCCTACGTTTAAAAGTTTTGTGCGTTTTTTTACCTTTCTTAGTTTTAATCTAGAGGTAAAAAATTGCCAATCGCTATCATTAATTAATAATGATTTTTCTAGATAGGTTCTAATATTTACAATACTCATGTTTAGCTACAATCTGTTATCAATAATCCTTGCAATACCTCAGAATTTTATAACATAGAAACATCGCCTAAATTATCTAATTCGTTATGTACAATTTTACGCAAGATACAACGCATAATTTTACCTGACATTGTTTTTAATAAACCTATTGTAAACTGAATTTTATATAACCGCTCATTAATTTTATTCTTTTTAACTAAAAATAAGACATTAAGCTAAAAAAACTTAAAAGAGAGCAAAAAAATAAAATTACATCTATATATATTGTTTTAAGCGGTGTTTATTATTTTTAAATAGTAGTACTTAAAAAAACTCTAAAAACACCTTAAAAACACATTTAAAAGCTTATTATTTTTTTGATTTTGATAAAAAAGACGAATATGTATGCTAATTCTTAAAAACCAATTTCTTAACAGTAACTTTATTTTCATACTAAAAAGATAACAATAACAAAAACAGAAGATAAAGTAATTAAACGAACTTTAGTCTTTAAAATTTCAATAAACAAAATGAAAAGTTAACAGCATAAAATAATTCCCCCTTAATTAATTTAACCTAAGAGATCAATGATACAAAATAATTTAATTTTTCAAATATACTGAAAGAGCAACAACAATACTTGAACAATCGTATTTATAAATTGAACGATTGTATTAATTATTTAAACAATACTGCTTTCTAAAAAATTAGACAATATTCATTAATCTCTTTAAAAAATATTTAAAACACTATGAAATCCCTTCTTCAACACCTTAAAACAAGAAAACTTGCTTCATTTATTGAAAATAAAACGATTTATACTTCTCCCTGTGCTGAATTAACTATTTTTAAAACCAATAAAGTTACTAAAAATATTTTTTTAGATTTTGATGCTCCTATTATTGCTAGCATCATAACAGGTAAAGCAATTATGGATTTTGAAAAAACAATGCCATTCTCTTTTATACCTGGAGAAACATTAATCATTCCTGAAGAAAATAGTGTACGTATTGATTTTCCTGAAGCCTCAGAACTTAACCCTACAATATGTTTAGGTTTGGTTATTGACCCGAATAAAATAAATGATGTCATTTCTAATTTTAACGAAAAAACTATTCTTCAAAGAGAAAATAATAATTGGGATTTTAAAAAGAAAGCCGCACATTTAAATAACAATATCGAAATAGATATTCTTGTAAAAAAAATTACAGATACTTTTATTAAAGATACAAAATCAAAAGATGCTTTATTAAATCTGATGATTCAAGAATTGATTATTCGCTTGTTACAAAGTAAAGCACGCAAACTTATTTTAAGAAAAGTAAACGATGAATTTAGTGATACTCGTATAAGCTATGCTGTTAAATACATTCAAGAAAATTTAACCAAAAGTAATTTAACGCTAGACAAAGTTGCCGAAAAAGCCTGTATGAGCAAATCTCATTTTTTCAAGAAATTTAAAAGCACTTTAGGTATTACTCCTATTGATTATATCAATTCTGAAAAAATTAAATTTGCTAAAAAACTGATTAAGAAAAACCCTGACCAAAACATTTCTGATATTGCTTATAAAGCAGGTTTTAATAATGTAACCTATTTTAATCGTCTTTTTAAAAAGAATGAACTAATAACACCTCAAAAATTTAAGATATCTTTGTCAAAAATAACAGCATATAACTATTGATACCACTCCTTGAAACTTTTTTTTTAAACTGGCAACTACTATTGCTTTTTTTTAGTATTGCCATACTATACGCTTCCGTTGGTTTTGGTGGCGGCTCTAGTTATTTAGCGGTGTTAGTACTCACAGGTATTGCCTATTCACAAATAAGAGCCACCTCATTACTTTGTAATATTGTGGTAGTATTTAGCAATGTAGTATTCTTTCAAAAAGAAAAATTAATACATTGGAAAAAAATAAGCCCCTTGGTTTTTTGTAGTGTTCCAATGGCTTTTTTAGGCGGTTTTATCAAAATTAATCAAACGGCATTTTTTATTATTTTAGGAATTACATTATTTATTGCTTCGCTTATTATGTGGTTTTCAAATACTACTAACTACAAAAAGCAATATAAAACAAGTAACTACAAAAATGCAAGTTATGGAGCTACTATCGGTTTTATTTCGGGGATGATAGGAATTGGTGGCGGTATTTTCTTAGCGCCTTTATTACATTTAACTCATTGGGATACTCCTAAAAAAATTGCCGCAACAGCAAGTGTTTTTATTTTAGTAAATTCTATTTCCGGGCTAATTGGACAATCATTAAATACTAATTTTACTATTGATTGGAATTTAACAAGTCTTTTATTAATTAGCGTAGCTATTGGCGGACAAATTGGGCAGCGAAGTAGTCATAAATTACTAAATCCGATGCAATTAAAAAAGGCAACCGCTATTTTGATTGCCTTTGTAAGTATTCGTATTTTAATAAAATATTTGTTTTAAATATTACTGGTCTGTCAAGGTTTTCATAAAATCAATTACTTGTGACACTTCTTTTTTTGATAAGCTTAAACTATCGAAAGGCAAGGTTTGATATTCACTCTCAAAACCTAAACCAGCACCGCCGCCTTTATTATAAAAATCCATCACCTCATCTAAAGTTTTATAAACGCCATTGTGCATATATGGCGCTGTTTTACCTATATTTCTAACAGTTGGTGTTTTAAAGAAATGTTTACGTTCGGCGGTTTTATACAAATTATATCTTCCTAAATCAGAAGAAATTTTAGGATTAATACTATCTGTGGACTCTGGAACACCTATAAATTCTAACTCGGTATCTTTGTAGTTAGGCGGCACTGTTCCATTAAAAAGAGGTGGAAAATGACACGATGCACACAATGCTTTTCCCATAAATAAATTAAAGCCTTTTTTTTCATCCGCAGTTAAGGTTTGTTCTTCTTCTCGTATATTTTTATCAAATTTAGAATTAAACGTATTCAAGGTTCTTATATAAGATGCAATTGCATGACGTATATTAAAATCTATTCTTTTATTACCGTATAAAGTCGCTAGTGAATTTTTGTGATTTTTATTTTTGAAAACACGCTGTACTACCGAATCCATCGACATATTAAACTCATTATGATTTTTTACAACGCCAATAACCTGCCCTTCTAAACTACCTGCTCTGGCATCCATAAAAAAACTTCTTTGGTAAGCGGCATAGGTTAAAGTTGGGCTATTTCTTGTTTGATTTTTATTGAATTTTTTTCGTCCATCGGTAAAAGCCAATTCTTTAACATGACAAGTTGCACACGCCATATCGTACTTTTTAGAGAGCGATGTATCGTTAAATAATTGCTTACCAAAAACTATTTTTTCGGCAAGTTTAGTGGTATCGCTTAAATGATCAGAAAAGTAATTTATATTTAATGTTTTATCAGAAAAAAGCGTTGACATATTGTTAGACAATGCCATTTCAAAAGGATATTTTACCTTCCAATCTTTTTGAATTTCAAGGAGTATTTTTAATTGATTATTGGTGTGATTTTTTATAAAACTAAACCTATCAAAAGTATCAAAATCATGGTTTAAAGCTTTTTGAGCACTTTTTATAGCATCTTCAAATTTATTTAATAATGCTTTTGATTGAAACTTGTTTTCATTAAATTTAATAATAGTAAGCAAAGTTTGATAAGTATATGAACTCTCTACTAATGATTGATTTAAAACAGGCGAATCAAAACCTGTAATACCTGTAGTGGCTATTCTGGTAATTTGATCTCTTAACAACCACATTACGTGATATCCTTTTAACTTTAGTGTTGCATTTTTTCGAATTAATTTTAAGCGCGCACTTGTAATATTGATAGCTCTTTTTAAAACTAAAGAATCGCTATTTTCATCAAAAACAGCTTCTTCTATAACCTGAAAACCTATCGGATTTACAATACGAGTATCATTACTTGCCTCGCCATGAACCCCAATAATATTTGGCGCATTTAACCACTTGTAATTGTCTTTATCAGAAAAAGCTAAAATTGGTTCTGATAATTTAAAATATTTTCGAGCTAAAATATAGTGTTTTTGTTGTGCTTTTGTTGATTTGAATTCCATGCTATCTAAATTTTCAATAGCTTTAGAAAGATGACTCAAATATAATTTTTTAACAGTGTCAGAAAATTCAGTAATTGAAGAATATTTTTCTGATTTTTGATTGCAGGCTACTACTAAAAGCAAAAGACATACACAAAGGTATGTCTTAGTTTGACCCAGTAAGTCTTTCATTTTCTTATTCTTTTTATACTTTTTTTATCTTTCTAAACCTGTAATTAAATGTAAAACAGAACCTTCTTTTCTGTTTTCTAAATCGGTATTTGCTTTTGGGTCTGTAAACGAGGTTCCATCGGCAGGTTCCCATCCGTGGTTTTGAGTTGTTACTAAAAATGACGACGTTCCATTGTTTACAATATCGGTAACATCAACCATTCCTGTAATTTCCCAATATTTAGAAGTTCTACCATATCCTAAGCTTGCCGCTCTTTCTTGGTCGCATTCTAAAACTGTTTTTACAACACCTGTGTTTAAGTTGTATTGATACAATTTAGAATAGCCAACAATAGCCGAATTTACAGCAGCATATCCGTTAGGATCTTCTTGAATATAGGCGTAGTTTTCAGTAACTACAATATTATCAGGAGAATGGAAACCATCGGCTTTTCCTCCTACAATATCAGCATCTAAAACACAGGTAATTTTAGCAGCTCCTGTTGGATCATTCTCATTTAAAACCACTTTATACACACGTCCTAAAATAGCACCTTTACCTACTAAACCTGGTTTGTTACGCCCTGTTACTGCAAAATAAATTTCTCGGTTATTTGCCGCTGAACCTCTTCGCCAATCAATATCTTCTAACCTAGAAAACCCCATAACACCTTTGGTTTTACACTCGGCATCTAAAGCAGCAATTTCTCTTTCTTCTAATTCCACAAATTTTGCATCGTACGAAGTTCCTTGTTTCATATCTACCTCATAAGAAACATTAGCCGAAGTTACTTTTAAACCATATAATTTTCCGCCTTCTAAATCACCTCTATTACCAACATACATTCCTAATTGCCCTGAAGGGATTTCGTTATTTGCATTATCATCTCCAATAAAAGCAACAGTTTTATCA encodes:
- a CDS encoding cytochrome-c peroxidase encodes the protein MKDLLGQTKTYLCVCLLLLVVACNQKSEKYSSITEFSDTVKKLYLSHLSKAIENLDSMEFKSTKAQQKHYILARKYFKLSEPILAFSDKDNYKWLNAPNIIGVHGEASNDTRIVNPIGFQVIEEAVFDENSDSLVLKRAINITSARLKLIRKNATLKLKGYHVMWLLRDQITRIATTGITGFDSPVLNQSLVESSYTYQTLLTIIKFNENKFQSKALLNKFEDAIKSAQKALNHDFDTFDRFSFIKNHTNNQLKILLEIQKDWKVKYPFEMALSNNMSTLFSDKTLNINYFSDHLSDTTKLAEKIVFGKQLFNDTSLSKKYDMACATCHVKELAFTDGRKKFNKNQTRNSPTLTYAAYQRSFFMDARAGSLEGQVIGVVKNHNEFNMSMDSVVQRVFKNKNHKNSLATLYGNKRIDFNIRHAIASYIRTLNTFNSKFDKNIREEEQTLTADEKKGFNLFMGKALCASCHFPPLFNGTVPPNYKDTELEFIGVPESTDSINPKISSDLGRYNLYKTAERKHFFKTPTVRNIGKTAPYMHNGVYKTLDEVMDFYNKGGGAGLGFESEYQTLPFDSLSLSKKEVSQVIDFMKTLTDQ
- a CDS encoding phosphatase, whose protein sequence is MKNLKLSVFALLVISISFTTFTSCETPVDGTNGIDGVNGTDGTNGTDGTNGTNGTDGSDAIMPLTVSKTPNFLKVTSDFVGLKITPILSSEDVIPNSPNFVYGSMADGSGLLPEVDGTFTLINNIEADYAIARIKLNKNLRPFAAEYILNATATGETAQCSGSMITPGEHGFGPLYLSGGEWGGASKGVFVTDPYKSASQASTGKMLTAMGQWSTENAVVIGKDAYADKTVAFIGDDNANNEIPSGQLGMYVGNRGDLEGGKLYGLKVTSANVSYEVDMKQGTSYDAKFVELEEREIAALDAECKTKGVMGFSRLEDIDWRRGSAANNREIYFAVTGRNKPGLVGKGAILGRVYKVVLNENDPTGAAKITCVLDADIVGGKADGFHSPDNIVVTENYAYIQEDPNGYAAVNSAIVGYSKLYQYNLNTGVVKTVLECDQERAASLGYGRTSKYWEITGMVDVTDIVNNGTSSFLVTTQNHGWEPADGTSFTDPKANTDLENRKEGSVLHLITGLER